A stretch of Paludisphaera borealis DNA encodes these proteins:
- a CDS encoding HEAT repeat domain-containing protein, giving the protein MSPSNPPDAPSYEQADFSADPGKLPDLPPVEVPSASFVVQLFVIPAVVVLVVIVVWLLFGKLAGGERDAMEYVRHIQSNSGSWRSAYELASLIQNDSKLGSDPRLLGELTDLLGAELDKKGDPKLIQYLELTLGAFQTLDATTSSGQAVDPIAVLARALEPKYETPIRMAAAASLAKQAARLNGKLDDARAVKALASAATDEVVELRQVAVYALGFFGGDAAAEALRERLQGDEDRFVRYNAAVALGRRGDQASAATLREMLSTSSLDRLIDLPTSTEKENKIEAIQHEALEAVDTSVSAGATGFAKGFNPELEALTRSGLAGVRSQAKEILQKLQSTPAS; this is encoded by the coding sequence ATGAGCCCATCGAACCCGCCCGACGCCCCCTCGTACGAACAGGCCGATTTCTCCGCCGATCCCGGAAAGCTTCCCGACCTGCCTCCAGTCGAAGTTCCGTCGGCGAGCTTCGTGGTCCAGTTGTTCGTGATCCCGGCGGTCGTGGTGCTGGTGGTGATCGTGGTCTGGCTGCTGTTCGGCAAGCTCGCCGGCGGCGAGCGCGACGCGATGGAGTACGTCCGCCACATCCAGTCGAACTCCGGGAGCTGGCGGTCGGCCTACGAACTGGCCAGCCTGATCCAGAACGATTCCAAGCTGGGCTCCGACCCCCGGCTGCTCGGCGAGCTGACCGATCTGTTGGGTGCCGAACTCGACAAGAAGGGCGACCCCAAGCTGATCCAGTACCTTGAGCTGACCCTCGGCGCGTTCCAGACGCTCGACGCGACCACTTCGAGCGGCCAGGCCGTCGACCCGATCGCGGTGCTGGCGCGGGCGCTCGAGCCCAAATACGAGACGCCGATCCGGATGGCGGCGGCGGCGAGCCTGGCCAAGCAGGCCGCGCGGTTGAACGGCAAGCTCGACGACGCGCGGGCCGTCAAGGCGCTCGCCAGCGCGGCGACCGACGAAGTCGTCGAGCTGCGGCAGGTCGCGGTGTATGCGCTGGGCTTCTTCGGCGGCGACGCGGCGGCCGAGGCTCTCCGCGAGCGGCTTCAGGGCGATGAAGACCGGTTCGTCCGCTACAACGCGGCGGTCGCGCTCGGAAGGCGAGGCGACCAGGCGTCCGCCGCCACCCTCCGCGAGATGCTCTCGACCTCCAGCCTCGATCGACTCATCGATCTGCCGACGTCGACCGAGAAGGAAAACAAGATCGAGGCGATCCAGCACGAGGCGCTCGAAGCGGTCGACACCTCGGTCTCGGCGGGGGCGACCGGGTTCGCAAAGGGCTTCAACCCCGAGCTGGAAGCCCTCACGCGCTCGGGCCTGGCGGGCGTCCGCAGCCAGGCCAAGGAAATCTTGCAAAAATTACAATCCACGCCCGCCTCCTGA
- a CDS encoding CpsD/CapB family tyrosine-protein kinase, whose protein sequence is MKEVDEALSRAYSQRTQANSSTGVPPSPHWTSRKPADSDRAPADRQDSSERGGRSRATKPLGLPAPGLGHGSGIEIQWPDVVEELERAWGDRFESLADRLLEVRARRNLKVILFTSCHRAEGRTTLVLTLARVLARRPLKTLLVDADLSGPMLARSLGVRPIVGLDDVVEDGQALNEALIESPDERLWLLPMRSAVSRPREFLSSAAWSCAMARLRREFDLVLIDGSPLFTGLSAAVLHNSVDAAVLVHNSATTGQRAILRAQEVLEAGGVPLLGLAETFV, encoded by the coding sequence ATGAAGGAAGTTGACGAGGCGCTGAGCCGGGCCTACTCCCAGAGAACTCAGGCGAACTCCTCCACCGGGGTTCCCCCGTCCCCTCACTGGACGTCGCGAAAGCCCGCCGACTCCGACCGCGCGCCGGCCGACCGGCAGGATTCTTCGGAACGCGGCGGGCGAAGCCGAGCAACCAAGCCGCTCGGGCTGCCCGCTCCTGGCCTCGGTCACGGCTCGGGGATCGAGATCCAGTGGCCCGACGTCGTCGAGGAACTCGAACGGGCGTGGGGCGATCGTTTCGAGAGCCTGGCCGACCGGCTTCTCGAAGTCCGCGCCCGGCGGAACCTGAAGGTCATCCTCTTCACGAGCTGCCATCGGGCCGAGGGTCGGACCACGCTGGTTTTGACGCTCGCCCGGGTGTTGGCGCGTCGGCCGCTCAAGACGCTTCTGGTCGACGCGGATCTCTCGGGGCCGATGCTGGCCCGCAGCCTGGGCGTCCGGCCGATCGTCGGCCTCGACGACGTGGTGGAAGACGGCCAGGCGCTCAACGAGGCGTTGATCGAGAGCCCCGACGAACGACTCTGGCTCTTACCGATGCGGTCGGCCGTGTCGCGCCCCCGCGAATTTCTGTCGAGCGCCGCGTGGTCGTGCGCGATGGCCCGGTTGCGCCGCGAGTTCGACCTGGTGCTGATCGACGGCAGTCCGCTGTTCACCGGGCTGAGCGCGGCGGTTCTGCACAACTCGGTCGACGCCGCGGTTCTGGTTCACAACAGCGCGACGACCGGCCAGCGCGCGATTCTCCGGGCCCAGGAAGTCCTCGAAGCCGGCGGCGTCCCCCTGCTCGGGCTCGCCGAGACGTTCGTCTGA
- a CDS encoding metallophosphoesterase, with product MTTSASPCHAHEGWLLTPEAAAIRPEEATAVVADVHLGYEWARGNAGDCVPAHSLAETVDRLGRLLARAEISRLVVAGDLVESARPCARTAADVFRLNDWLRERGVELVVVPGNHDRSLFWMCARRPKSAAPGPIVAPAELTVSGWTICHGHQPSRGDRVVMGHHHPALVVDRFAAPCFLVGSRLMILPAFSPNAAGLNVATAKGAKPWLSHDLTCVASAGVELLDFGPLSTLAARIGGRSPAPAPRPRIA from the coding sequence GTGACCACGAGCGCGTCGCCGTGCCATGCGCACGAAGGCTGGCTGCTCACGCCCGAGGCCGCGGCGATCCGGCCGGAGGAGGCGACCGCCGTCGTCGCCGACGTCCATCTCGGCTACGAGTGGGCGCGAGGGAACGCCGGCGACTGTGTCCCGGCTCATTCGCTGGCCGAGACTGTCGATCGGCTGGGGCGGCTGCTCGCACGGGCTGAAATCAGCAGGCTCGTCGTGGCCGGCGACCTCGTCGAATCGGCGCGTCCGTGCGCGCGGACGGCGGCCGACGTCTTCCGCCTGAACGACTGGCTGCGCGAGCGCGGGGTGGAACTCGTCGTGGTTCCGGGAAATCACGACCGCAGCCTCTTCTGGATGTGCGCGCGGCGGCCGAAGTCGGCCGCGCCCGGGCCGATCGTAGCTCCCGCCGAGCTGACAGTCTCCGGCTGGACGATCTGTCACGGCCATCAACCGTCGCGGGGCGACCGCGTCGTCATGGGACATCATCACCCAGCGCTCGTCGTCGACCGCTTCGCCGCGCCGTGTTTCCTGGTCGGCTCCCGGCTCATGATCCTGCCCGCGTTCTCGCCGAACGCGGCCGGTTTGAACGTCGCGACGGCGAAGGGGGCGAAACCGTGGCTGAGCCACGATCTGACGTGCGTGGCGAGTGCGGGCGTCGAACTGCTCGATTTCGGCCCGCTCTCGACGCTGGCGGCCCGGATCGGAGGAAGGTCGCCAGCCCCCGCCCCGCGTCCCCGCATCGCTTAG
- a CDS encoding DUF1559 domain-containing protein: MPSGQRLSRARSGFTLIELLVVIAIIAVLIALLLPAVQAAREAARRSQCVNNLKQLGLAVHNYADQNQCFPLADMYPSASGTSCGWTLSWPIGLMPGMEQMPLFNAFNFAFTTGGADYDAACTAGGGWANSTVGRAQVATLLCPSESLQQHPDGTFATMNYYGNLGGPGVIATFTGMIIPTDAGVQAVLGGTYGRGGPVSFASATDGTSNTALFSEKLYGVGVSSSMLNQMTPGSISGKRGMFNPTTTASHDTGSQTAALAFIAGCNSIPATTTATSSIAGLSWIKAYPAYSAINGYTHFGAPNSIACATDNTYWGGPAASVPPSSNHSGGVNMGMADGSVRFIKNSVSLPAWWAIGTRASGEVVSADAF, translated from the coding sequence ATGCCCTCCGGACAACGATTGAGCCGAGCGCGGTCAGGTTTCACGCTGATCGAGCTCCTCGTGGTGATCGCCATCATCGCCGTTTTAATCGCACTCCTCTTACCGGCGGTGCAGGCCGCGCGCGAGGCCGCCCGCCGGTCTCAGTGCGTAAACAACCTCAAGCAGTTGGGCTTGGCGGTTCATAATTATGCTGATCAGAACCAATGTTTTCCTTTGGCCGATATGTACCCCAGCGCCTCGGGCACGAGCTGCGGCTGGACGCTCTCCTGGCCGATCGGCCTGATGCCCGGGATGGAGCAGATGCCGTTGTTCAACGCGTTCAACTTCGCGTTCACGACCGGCGGCGCCGACTACGACGCCGCCTGCACGGCCGGCGGCGGTTGGGCCAATTCGACGGTGGGAAGAGCCCAGGTCGCGACGCTCCTCTGCCCCTCCGAAAGCCTGCAACAGCACCCTGACGGGACGTTTGCGACCATGAACTACTATGGGAACCTCGGCGGTCCCGGCGTGATCGCCACGTTCACCGGGATGATCATTCCGACGGACGCAGGGGTCCAGGCGGTGCTGGGCGGCACCTACGGTCGCGGGGGGCCGGTCAGTTTCGCGTCGGCCACGGACGGGACCTCGAACACCGCGCTCTTCAGCGAGAAGCTTTACGGCGTCGGCGTCAGCTCCAGCATGCTGAATCAGATGACGCCGGGATCGATCTCCGGCAAGCGGGGGATGTTCAACCCCACCACGACGGCGAGCCACGATACGGGGAGCCAGACGGCGGCCCTCGCCTTCATCGCCGGTTGCAATAGCATCCCAGCGACGACCACGGCGACCTCGAGCATCGCGGGGTTGAGTTGGATCAAGGCGTATCCCGCTTACTCGGCGATCAACGGCTACACGCACTTCGGTGCCCCGAACAGCATCGCCTGCGCCACCGACAACACGTACTGGGGCGGCCCCGCGGCCTCGGTGCCCCCGAGCAGCAACCACTCCGGCGGCGTCAATATGGGCATGGCCGACGGATCAGTCAGGTTCATCAAGAATTCGGTCAGCCTTCCTGCCTGGTGGGCCATCGGCACGCGAGCCTCCGGCGAGGTCGTCAGCGCCGATGCGTTCTGA
- a CDS encoding DEAD/DEAH box helicase: protein MPTIDPTAESGNALGLLSSPVRRWFSSAFPSGPTPAQAAAWPLIAEGEHVLLVSPTGTGKTLAGFLAIVDRLLRDHAAGELKPGPRCVYISPLRSLGYDIERNLAIPLAGLQAALGLAESPVQVGVRTGDTSAYDRRKLRDHPPHILITTPESLSLLLSQASWRDRWRGVEHIIVDEVHALVPTKRGSDLAVSLERLVDASAHAPQRIGLSATCRPPDPVARFLVGPSRSCRVVEVPRPADSPKLELEVDSLLRPGEGPHRGLTYRRLLKRLRRAIDAHRTTVVFANTRPMTERITHDLRHQSPGRDQRGEEPCYDRETAIAAHHSALDAGRRREVEAMLKAGQLRAVVTSTSLELGVDIGTADLAVQIGLPGGVARCLQRIGRSGHRVGAAPRGVIVAATASEVAGAAVTARAGRAGAIEPLAMIESPLDVVCQQLLGMACAEETFVESAFALFRKAGPTANLDRDDFQSCLDFLAGDLASPAGAFEPEPGANPRWTSPRIWKHDGWFGVRSRRVQRWLWTNIGTITSEESVSVVADGKALGTIEGQYAERLSAGDRFVLDGRTLEFRRLDGLMLHARVVGGEAGALPVWHSDRQALSSELAAELAEFRAEASRKSVGEGPEAVRDWLAEALELKPGVAAVVAELIEAQDRYSETPDVNALLVEEFPSEHEPGLTYAFHAPLNRAACEALGRAFAARLGRRFGRDLALQAADLGWSIRLPEDARIGDEDLEALTAMDGLADDVLEGVDRGDLAARRFRHVAATALMVLRNPERGKRVRVGGLLWVSSRLYPLVKAACPNHPLLRETRREVLRDILDVDAAARWLATKPTLRLRRLSAPSPFTLAWIAPGADEPLHFDTPADALRRLHARMTASATGDTP, encoded by the coding sequence ATGCCCACGATCGACCCGACGGCTGAATCCGGGAACGCGCTGGGGCTCTTGTCGAGTCCGGTCCGGCGATGGTTCTCATCGGCCTTTCCAAGCGGGCCGACCCCCGCGCAGGCGGCGGCCTGGCCGCTCATCGCCGAGGGGGAGCACGTCCTCCTCGTCTCGCCGACCGGGACCGGCAAGACGCTCGCGGGATTCCTGGCGATCGTCGACCGGCTCTTGCGCGATCATGCGGCGGGCGAGCTGAAACCCGGACCGCGATGCGTTTACATCTCACCGCTGCGGAGCCTCGGCTACGACATCGAGCGCAACCTGGCGATCCCGCTCGCCGGACTTCAGGCGGCGCTGGGCCTGGCCGAAAGCCCCGTGCAGGTGGGAGTTCGGACGGGGGACACGTCGGCCTACGACCGCCGCAAGCTCCGCGATCATCCGCCGCACATCCTGATCACCACGCCCGAGAGCCTGTCGCTCCTGTTGAGCCAGGCGAGTTGGCGCGACCGCTGGCGAGGGGTCGAGCACATCATCGTGGACGAGGTTCACGCGCTGGTTCCCACCAAGCGAGGCAGCGACCTGGCCGTCTCACTTGAACGCCTGGTCGACGCCTCGGCCCACGCCCCCCAGCGCATCGGGCTGTCGGCGACCTGCCGTCCCCCCGACCCCGTGGCCCGGTTCCTGGTCGGGCCGTCGCGATCGTGTCGCGTGGTGGAAGTTCCCCGCCCCGCCGATTCGCCGAAGTTGGAGCTGGAAGTCGATTCGCTGCTCCGTCCCGGCGAGGGTCCGCATCGCGGACTGACATATCGCCGCTTGCTCAAGCGATTGCGCCGCGCGATCGACGCTCATCGCACGACGGTCGTGTTCGCCAACACCCGGCCGATGACCGAGCGGATCACCCACGACCTCCGCCATCAGTCTCCCGGCCGCGACCAGCGCGGCGAGGAACCGTGTTACGACCGCGAAACGGCCATCGCCGCGCACCACTCGGCCCTCGACGCCGGCCGACGCCGCGAGGTCGAGGCGATGCTCAAGGCGGGCCAGCTCCGGGCCGTGGTGACGAGCACGAGTCTTGAACTCGGCGTCGACATCGGGACGGCCGACCTGGCGGTCCAGATCGGGCTGCCCGGCGGCGTCGCCCGCTGCTTGCAGCGGATCGGCCGATCGGGACACCGCGTCGGTGCTGCGCCGCGCGGCGTGATCGTGGCGGCCACCGCATCGGAAGTCGCCGGCGCGGCCGTCACCGCACGGGCCGGGCGCGCCGGAGCGATCGAGCCCCTCGCGATGATCGAATCGCCGCTCGACGTCGTCTGCCAGCAGCTGCTCGGGATGGCCTGCGCGGAAGAGACGTTCGTCGAGTCGGCCTTCGCGCTGTTCCGCAAGGCCGGGCCGACGGCGAATCTCGACCGTGACGACTTCCAGTCTTGCCTCGACTTCCTGGCCGGCGACCTTGCGAGCCCCGCCGGCGCGTTCGAGCCCGAGCCCGGCGCGAACCCGCGCTGGACGTCGCCTCGCATCTGGAAGCACGACGGCTGGTTCGGCGTCCGCAGCCGGCGCGTCCAGCGCTGGTTATGGACGAACATCGGCACCATCACATCGGAGGAGTCCGTATCGGTCGTGGCCGACGGCAAGGCGCTGGGGACGATCGAAGGCCAGTACGCCGAGCGGCTGTCGGCTGGCGACCGCTTCGTGCTCGACGGCCGGACGCTCGAATTCCGACGGCTCGACGGCCTGATGCTCCACGCCCGCGTCGTCGGCGGCGAGGCCGGGGCGCTCCCCGTCTGGCACAGCGACCGCCAGGCGCTGTCGTCGGAGCTGGCCGCCGAGCTGGCCGAGTTCCGGGCCGAAGCCTCTCGAAAGTCGGTGGGCGAAGGCCCCGAGGCGGTTCGCGACTGGCTGGCCGAGGCCCTCGAACTCAAGCCCGGCGTTGCGGCGGTCGTCGCTGAGTTGATCGAGGCCCAGGACCGCTACAGCGAGACGCCCGACGTGAACGCCCTGCTCGTCGAGGAGTTCCCCTCGGAGCACGAGCCCGGCCTGACCTACGCGTTCCACGCGCCGCTCAACCGCGCCGCGTGCGAGGCCCTGGGCCGGGCGTTCGCGGCCCGCCTGGGACGCCGGTTCGGCCGCGACCTCGCGCTTCAGGCCGCCGATCTCGGCTGGTCGATCCGATTGCCGGAGGACGCGCGGATCGGTGACGAGGACCTCGAAGCGTTGACGGCGATGGACGGCCTGGCCGACGACGTGCTCGAAGGGGTCGACCGGGGCGATCTCGCGGCCCGTCGGTTCCGCCACGTCGCGGCCACGGCGCTGATGGTCTTGCGCAATCCCGAGCGGGGCAAGCGCGTGCGGGTCGGCGGGCTGCTCTGGGTCAGCTCGCGACTCTATCCGCTGGTGAAGGCCGCCTGCCCGAACCATCCCTTGCTCCGCGAGACGAGGCGCGAGGTGCTCCGCGACATCCTCGACGTCGACGCCGCCGCGCGCTGGCTGGCGACGAAGCCGACGCTCCGGCTGCGTCGACTCTCGGCGCCGTCGCCGTTCACCCTGGCCTGGATCGCCCCCGGGGCCGACGAGCCGCTCCACTTCGATACCCCGGCCGACGCGCTGCGGCGGCTCCACGCGCGAATGACGGCCTCGGCCACGGGAGACACGCCGTGA
- a CDS encoding YXWGXW repeat-containing protein: MDRTNSRGQSARIVGRRLIGPSLLALAWLAGLATLRATAQNAGADPDGGVQVLTRGPVHEAFAVPVMNDPKAGLVIPKSPPAPVEEMPPDEKPSGPNVQWMSGYWSWDDARNDFIWISGIWREPPPGRQWVPGYWNQVAGGFQWIPGAWIPVGPQRAAGIQAGSALAQGQAEYLPAPPASLELGPNSPSPSADVFWSPGCWYWQQTRYVWRPGFWAAVQPTWVWVPAHYVWTPGGCLFVEGYWDLPLADRGMLFAPVYYAQPVYLQPAYVYTPTITIATPGLVANLFVQPSYNHYCFGDYYDQRFLTAGIFPWFSLTYTSGPRPPAYYDPLFTFYASVNVRRDPGWAAHCREDYNLRRDNIAMRPPRTYIEQTRIVQNNINITNNVTVINRGRPGGTNPVIGRPISQVAARQAEFGNARMERLNAESRRQWQARSQQMSEFRAQRAGLERKEGPPPNGERTAQAQPRPRPFTMPNSPVAAPLHDHASAGQNLGPQRRPQHQASTAGPAQPAIPRHLDQAQAASPARPPHADRPGPAQPRIAHQDARPAVRNAQQQPPHASSPKPDAPRHATQADAAGPNLHAPPQYTHRQPPPLPRPTAAAAAARREAPRAAPAPRPVPAVRPAPPRPGEAAAAARRERLQNEKKP, from the coding sequence ATGGATCGAACAAATTCCAGGGGACAGAGCGCGCGGATCGTCGGTCGAAGGCTCATCGGCCCGTCGCTCCTGGCCCTCGCCTGGCTCGCCGGACTCGCGACTTTGCGGGCGACGGCCCAGAACGCCGGGGCCGATCCCGATGGCGGCGTTCAGGTTCTGACGCGTGGGCCGGTGCACGAGGCATTCGCGGTCCCCGTCATGAACGATCCCAAGGCGGGCCTGGTCATCCCCAAGTCGCCCCCCGCGCCGGTCGAGGAAATGCCCCCTGACGAGAAACCGAGCGGCCCGAACGTGCAGTGGATGTCGGGCTACTGGAGCTGGGACGACGCCCGCAACGACTTCATCTGGATCAGCGGAATCTGGCGCGAGCCTCCCCCGGGCCGGCAGTGGGTCCCCGGCTACTGGAACCAGGTGGCGGGCGGATTCCAGTGGATTCCCGGTGCCTGGATTCCCGTCGGTCCTCAGAGAGCGGCGGGCATTCAGGCCGGCTCAGCCCTGGCGCAAGGGCAGGCCGAGTACCTCCCCGCGCCCCCTGCCAGCCTGGAACTCGGCCCTAACAGTCCGTCTCCCTCGGCCGACGTTTTCTGGAGCCCCGGCTGCTGGTACTGGCAGCAGACCCGCTACGTCTGGCGGCCCGGCTTCTGGGCAGCCGTTCAACCGACGTGGGTCTGGGTCCCCGCGCACTACGTCTGGACCCCCGGCGGCTGCCTGTTCGTCGAAGGCTACTGGGACCTTCCGCTGGCCGACCGCGGAATGCTCTTCGCGCCCGTCTATTACGCCCAGCCGGTCTACCTTCAACCGGCCTACGTCTACACGCCGACGATCACCATCGCCACGCCGGGCCTGGTCGCGAACCTGTTCGTCCAGCCCAGCTACAACCATTACTGCTTCGGCGACTACTACGACCAGCGGTTTCTGACCGCCGGAATCTTCCCGTGGTTCTCGCTCACCTACACCTCGGGTCCGCGTCCGCCGGCGTACTACGACCCGTTGTTCACGTTTTACGCCTCGGTCAACGTGCGCCGGGACCCTGGCTGGGCCGCGCACTGCCGCGAAGACTACAACCTCCGCCGCGACAACATCGCCATGCGGCCTCCGCGCACGTACATCGAGCAAACGCGGATCGTCCAGAACAACATCAACATCACGAACAACGTCACCGTCATCAATCGAGGCCGACCGGGCGGCACCAACCCGGTGATCGGCCGGCCGATCTCGCAGGTCGCCGCGCGGCAGGCCGAGTTCGGGAACGCGCGGATGGAGCGATTGAACGCCGAATCGCGACGGCAATGGCAAGCGCGGTCGCAGCAGATGTCCGAATTCCGCGCGCAGCGAGCCGGTCTCGAGCGCAAGGAAGGGCCCCCGCCGAACGGCGAGCGGACGGCCCAGGCGCAGCCGCGTCCGCGCCCGTTCACGATGCCGAACTCCCCCGTCGCGGCCCCGCTCCACGACCATGCTTCGGCCGGTCAGAATCTCGGCCCGCAGAGGCGTCCCCAGCATCAAGCGTCCACCGCCGGCCCGGCACAGCCCGCAATTCCCCGCCATCTGGATCAAGCCCAGGCGGCCAGCCCGGCGCGCCCTCCGCACGCGGATCGTCCCGGCCCCGCGCAGCCGAGAATCGCCCACCAGGACGCCCGCCCCGCCGTCCGAAACGCTCAGCAGCAGCCACCTCACGCATCGTCGCCGAAGCCCGATGCGCCTCGCCACGCCACCCAGGCGGATGCGGCTGGGCCCAACCTGCACGCACCGCCTCAATACACCCATCGCCAACCGCCGCCCTTGCCTCGTCCCACGGCGGCGGCGGCCGCCGCGCGGCGCGAGGCACCCCGGGCCGCCCCCGCTCCGCGTCCCGTTCCCGCCGTCCGACCCGCGCCTCCTCGTCCTGGAGAAGCCGCCGCCGCCGCGCGCCGCGAGCGTCTCCAGAACGAGAAAAAACCGTGA
- a CDS encoding ExeA family protein, whose protein sequence is MYEEHYGLEHRPFGETVSPGSYVALPTRDAASRRLRYGLEHGLGPALLYGPSGSGKTLLTRRLALEMGVPTVHLTFPAMPAVDLLTLLAEGLGASVLEVPTMSAVLRRLREALSDHASRGVRPLLIVDEAQAIHEPAAFEVLRLLLNFNTHGTPDLSLLLAGTTELLLQAPAALLDRLTARSLLAPLTEAESATYIEGRLSAAGAREPLFASDALADLHLAALGVPRRLNHLADLSLLIAYAESRPQVDPRIVAIAAREFHCDPLAA, encoded by the coding sequence GTGTACGAAGAGCACTACGGACTGGAGCACCGACCGTTCGGGGAGACCGTCAGCCCGGGGTCGTACGTCGCGCTGCCGACCCGCGACGCCGCGTCGCGCCGGCTCCGCTACGGCCTCGAACACGGCCTGGGGCCCGCCCTGCTCTACGGACCTTCCGGATCGGGGAAGACGCTGTTGACGCGCCGGCTCGCGCTCGAGATGGGCGTGCCGACGGTCCATCTGACGTTTCCCGCCATGCCGGCCGTCGATCTCTTGACGTTGCTCGCTGAAGGTCTCGGCGCGTCGGTCCTCGAAGTCCCGACGATGTCGGCCGTCCTCCGCCGGCTCCGCGAGGCGCTTTCCGATCATGCGTCGCGAGGCGTCCGACCGCTGCTGATCGTCGACGAGGCCCAGGCGATCCACGAGCCCGCCGCCTTCGAGGTCCTTCGGCTCCTGCTCAACTTCAACACCCACGGCACGCCCGACCTGTCGCTGCTGCTGGCCGGGACGACCGAACTGCTCCTCCAGGCCCCCGCCGCCCTTCTCGACCGGTTGACCGCCCGCAGCCTGCTCGCGCCTTTGACCGAGGCCGAATCGGCGACGTACATCGAGGGCCGGCTGTCGGCCGCCGGCGCGCGCGAGCCGCTGTTCGCGTCTGACGCCCTCGCCGACCTTCACCTCGCCGCCCTCGGCGTCCCCCGCCGCCTCAACCATCTCGCCGACCTGTCGCTCCTGATCGCTTACGCCGAGAGCCGGCCCCAGGTCGACCCCCGCATCGTCGCGATCGCCGCTCGGGAGTTCCACTGCGACCCCCTGGCGGCCTGA
- a CDS encoding leucine-rich repeat domain-containing protein, whose translation MKPSDGRHWRSRLRLSVAGLMMLVLIIGGWLGRVVNSARVQREAVAAIRAAGGRVLYEWEVKNGQWKPTGKPWWPNWVVDRIGVDYLGSVLHADLGPEGTNAELAHAARLRRLEELELPHSRVTDAGLAQVRSLWYLRVLNLNDTAVTDAGLAHLKGMDSLQTLWLERTPITDAGLAHLSEVYGLRCLRLGETKVGDAGLAALEGLGLMEVLWLQKTRVGDAGLRHIEQLTLLRDLNLADTAVSDAELARLAALRDLETLNLNKTRVTDAGMPSLKGLAGLEKLYLSGDKVTGAGLEHLVGLTDLHLAGTPIRDDGLAHLAGLKRLRVLELNGAAITDAGLAHLPGLTNLEELSLQAAEITDAGLRPLAGLTLLKLLDLTNTKVTDDGMDAIQQAVPGVRFFP comes from the coding sequence ATGAAGCCGTCCGACGGACGTCACTGGAGGAGTCGCCTGCGTCTGAGCGTCGCCGGCCTGATGATGTTGGTCCTGATCATCGGCGGCTGGCTGGGCCGGGTGGTTAACAGCGCCCGGGTTCAACGCGAAGCGGTCGCCGCGATCCGGGCGGCGGGGGGCCGGGTCCTCTACGAGTGGGAAGTGAAGAACGGCCAGTGGAAGCCGACGGGCAAGCCCTGGTGGCCGAACTGGGTGGTGGATCGCATTGGGGTCGACTATCTGGGGAGCGTTCTGCACGCCGACCTCGGCCCCGAGGGGACCAACGCGGAACTGGCTCACGCGGCGCGACTTCGCCGGCTGGAGGAGCTGGAGCTTCCTCACTCGCGGGTGACCGACGCCGGCCTGGCGCAGGTGAGGAGCCTGTGGTATCTCCGGGTGCTGAACCTCAACGACACCGCCGTGACCGACGCCGGGTTGGCCCACCTGAAAGGCATGGACAGCCTCCAGACCCTCTGGCTGGAACGCACGCCGATCACCGACGCCGGGCTGGCCCACCTATCGGAAGTGTATGGTCTCCGGTGTCTGCGGCTCGGCGAGACGAAGGTCGGCGACGCGGGGTTGGCCGCTCTTGAGGGGCTGGGACTCATGGAGGTTCTCTGGCTCCAGAAGACGCGCGTCGGCGATGCGGGGCTGCGCCACATCGAGCAATTGACGTTGCTCCGCGATTTGAATCTCGCCGACACGGCGGTCTCCGACGCCGAGCTGGCGCGGCTCGCGGCGTTGCGCGACCTTGAAACCCTGAACCTCAACAAGACGAGAGTCACTGACGCGGGGATGCCCTCCCTCAAGGGGCTGGCGGGCCTGGAGAAGCTGTATCTCTCCGGCGACAAGGTCACCGGCGCCGGGCTCGAGCACCTGGTCGGGTTGACCGATCTGCACCTGGCCGGGACGCCGATCCGGGATGACGGACTCGCCCACCTCGCGGGCCTGAAGCGACTTCGGGTTCTGGAATTGAACGGCGCGGCGATCACCGACGCCGGGCTGGCCCACCTGCCGGGCCTGACCAACCTTGAGGAGCTATCGCTTCAAGCCGCCGAGATCACCGACGCAGGTTTGCGTCCGCTGGCGGGCCTCACGCTGCTCAAACTGCTGGACCTGACCAATACGAAGGTCACCGACGACGGGATGGACGCGATCCAACAGGCGGTGCCGGGCGTGCGATTCTTTCCTTGA